A window of the Brassica napus cultivar Da-Ae chromosome A2, Da-Ae, whole genome shotgun sequence genome harbors these coding sequences:
- the LOC106384695 gene encoding mitochondrial fission protein ELM1: MRPILLPDPPSLSTGVPEIFEQGGPQNVVRRAVVIGNGFPGSENQSIGLARALGLAENHLLYRVTRPKGGIHEWLHWLPVGFHKKLEFILRHLYLYSRLMLSSKQTKYISSENGGSVGLSSILEADVKEIVTMARETYEKDGPLVVIACGRDTVSIASSIRRLASENVFVVQIQHPRSHLNRFDMVITPRHDYYPLTPEGQEQVPRFMRSWITPREPPQDHVVLTTGALHGIDYATLRKSASAWHDEFAALPKPLVVVNIGWPRRNCRYGADLAKQLTDALLSVLDNCGSVRIALSYKTPEKVSRVIFKELGDNPKVYIWNGQEPNPYMGHLAWGDAFVVTADSVSLISEACSTGKPVYVIGTDHCKWKIADFHKSLRERGVVRPFTGFEDMSESWSYPPLSDTAEAAMRVRSALAARGWSLRS, translated from the exons ATGAGGCCAATCCTATTGCCGGATCCACCCAGTCTATCCACCGGCGTACCCGAGATTTTCGAACAAGGCGGACCTCAGAACGTCGTCAGACGCGCCGTCGTCATCGGAAACGGTTTCCCCGGCTCCGAGAACCAGTCCATCGGTCTCGCTCGTGCCCTCGGCTTGGCCGAAAACCACCTACTCTAC CGAGTGACGAGGCCTAAAGGAGGGATACATGAGTGGCTACACTGGCTCCCTGTTGGTTTCCACAAGAAGTTGGAGTTTATCCTCAGGCATCTTTACCTCTACTCCAGATTGATGCTTAGTTCCAAACAAACTAAATACATATCCTCGGAGAATGGTGGCAGTGTAGGCTTGTCTTCTATTCTCGAGGCTGACGTGAAGGAGATTGTGACCATGGCTCGTGAGACCTATGAAAA GGATGGCCCGTTGGTGGTGATTGCGTGTGGGAGAGATACAGTTTCTATCGCTAGCTCAATAAGGCGTCTGGCTTCTGAAAACGTCTTCGTTGTTCAG ATACAACATCCTAGATCACACTTAAATAGGTTTGACATGGTGATAACCCCTCGTCACGACTATTATCCTCTTACCCCCGAAGGGCAAGAGCAGGTTCCTAGATTTATGCGTAGTTGGATAACTCCACGTGAGCCACCTCAGGATCATGTT GTCTTGACTACTGGAGCTCTACACGGGATCGATTACGCCACACTCCGTAAATCAGCTAGTGCATGGCATGATGAGTTTGCTGCTCTTCCAAAGCCCTTAGTTGTGGTTAACATCGGCTGGCCCAGAC GTAACTGTCGTTATGGAGCAGACCTGGCAAAGCAGCTAACAGACGCCCTTCTTAGTGTCCTTGATAACTGTGGAAGTGTCAGGATTGCTCTCTCCTACAAAACCCCGGAAAAG gTTTCAAGAGTAATTTTCAAAGAATTAGGAGATAACCCAAAAGTCTACATCTGGAATGGCCAAG AACCAAATCCTTACATGGGACATCTAGCTTGGGGTGATGCCTTTGTAGTGACAGCAGATTCTGTCAGTCTCATAAGCGAGGCCTGCAGCACCGG GAAACCAGTGTACGTTATTGGAACGGATCACTGTAAATGGAAGATTGCAGATTTCCACAAGTCTTTGAGGGAGCGAGGAGTTGTCCGCCCATTTACGGGTTTCGAAGAC ATGTCGGAGAGTTGGAGTTATCCGCCATTGAGTGACACAGCAGAGGCAGCTATGAGAGTACGGAGTGCATTAGCTGCACGTGGATGGAGTCTACGCTCTTGA
- the LOC106384687 gene encoding vesicle-associated membrane protein 714: MAIIYAVVARGTVVLTEFSAVTGNTGAVVRRILEKLSPETADERLCFSQDRYIFHILRSDGLTFLCMANDTFGRRLPFSYLEEIHMRFMKNYGRVAHSAPAYAMNDEFSRVLHQQMEFFSSNPSVDTLNRVQGEVSEIRSVMVDNIEKIMERGDRIELLVDKTATMQDNAFHFRKQSKRLRRALWMKNAKLLVMLTCVIVLVLYIIIASFCGGITLPSCRS; the protein is encoded by the exons ATGGCGATCATCTACGCGGTTGTAGCGAGGGGGACGGTGGTACTAACGGAATTCAGCGCCGTCACGGGGAACACAGGCGCCGTGGTGCGGCGGATCCTCGAGAAGCTTTCGCCGGAAACCGCCGACGAAAGACTCTGTTTCTCCCAAGACCGTTACATCTTCCATATCCTCAGATCCGATGGCCTTACCTTCCTCTGTATGGCCAACGATACCTTCGGAA GGAGGTTACCGTTTTCGTATTTGGAAGAGATTCATATGAGGTTCATGAAGAACTACGGGAGAGTGGCGCATAGTGCTCCAGCTTACGCGATGAACGATGAGTTCTCGAGGGTTTTGCATCAGCAGATGGAGTTCTTCTCTAGTAATCCTAGTGTTGATACTCTCAATCGTGTCCAAGGAGAAGTCAGTGAG ATTCGATCGGTGATGGTAGATAACATTGAGAAGATAATGGAGAGAGGTGATAGGATTGAGCTTCTTGTTGATAAAACTGCAACTATGCAAGATAATGCCTTTCACTTCAGGAAACAATCCAAGCGCTTACGCAGAGCTCTTTGGATGAAAAACGCTAAGCTCTT GGTAATGTTGACGTGCGTGATAGTTCTTGTGCTGTACATAATAATTGCGTCTTTCTGTGGAGGCATCACTTTGCCCTCCTGCAGATCTTAG
- the LOC106416512 gene encoding NAC domain-containing protein 90: MAEELTIGFRFYPTEDELIAFYLRNQLEGRNDDSMHRVIPVLDVFEVEPSHLPNVAGERCRGDAEQWFFFVPRQEREARGGRPNRTTDSGYWKATGSPGPVISKDNRMIGVKKTMVFYTGKAPTGRKTKWKMNEYKAVDETVNFSTIPKLRHEFSLCRVYITSGSSRAFDRRPVGSLQTERLLTSDVGVAETSFRVGSSPETSMSGGEHVDLSVNTEMVDGLTEPMWEWEQLNWS; this comes from the exons ATGGCGGAGGAGCTCACCATTGGGTTTCGCTTCTATCCCACGGAAGATGAACTGATTGCGTTCTACCTACGAAACCAGCTCGAAGGAAGGAATGATGACTCAATGCACCGTGTCATACCAGTCCTAGACGTCTTTGAGGTCGAGCCTAGTCATCTTCCAA ATGTTGCGGGGGAGAGATGTCGAGGAGATGCTGAGCAATGGTTCTTCTTCGTGCCAAGACAAGAACGCGAAGCAAGAGGAGGCAGACCAAACAGAACCACTGATTCAGGGTACTGGAAAGCGACTGGATCACCTGGTCCAGTCATTTCCAAAGATAACCGAATGATTGGAGTCAAGAAAACTATGGTTTTCTACACTGGAAAAGCACCAACcggaagaaaaacaaaatggaAGATGAATGAGTACAAAGCCGTTGACGAAACAGTCAACTTCTCCACAATCCCTAAG TTGAGACATGAATTCAGTTTATGTCGGGTCTACATAACATCAGGAAGCTCAAGAGCTTTTGATAGACGCCCAGTGGGAAGTTTACAGACAGAGAGACTGCTTACAAGTGATGTTGGAGTTGCTGAGACATCATTTCGTGTGGGAAGCTCACCAGAAACTTCCATGTCAGGAGGAGAACATGTTGATCTCTCTGTGAACACAGAGATGGTTGATGGTTTAACTGAACCAATGTGGGAATGGGAACAGCTGAACTGGTCTTGA
- the LOC106416506 gene encoding protein FANTASTIC FOUR 1 has protein sequence MAAYRSFHQIFESQRQDKAPKSLLDTLISSSSPWNPLPIKGLHVSDQNETPPFTEIFGELHFRESSHSSFEKASAENSSLHLCTEGLGSESYYGLEDGKVNGNGNGEEDDDHETEVMKGKDNGSSNEECGPWRKERREYPPAMKRMSFKTYREEGRLVLEEVRIPKREFLLASREDGRLKLKLVQPEDEDEDEDEDQEENKDKPV, from the coding sequence ATGGCAGCTTACAGAAGCTTTCATCAAATATTCGAGAGCCAAAGACAAGACAAGGCTCCAAAGTCGCTTCTTGATACTCTGATCTCCTCTTCTTCACCTTGGAACCCACTCCCAATCAAAGGCCTCCACGTCAGCGACCAAAACGAAACGCCACCGTTTACAGAGATATTCGGTGAGCTCCACTTCAGGGAATCATCTCATTCTTCTTTCGAGAAGGCCTCAGCTGAGAACAGCAGCTTGCACCTGTGTACTGAAGGTCTAGGGTCAGAGAGCTATTACGGCTTGGAAGACGGGAAAGTCAACGGTAACGGCAacggagaagaagatgatgatcatGAGACTGAAGTGATGAAGGGTAAAGATAACGGAAGCAGCAATGAGGAGTGTGGACCATGGAGGAAAGAACGGAGAGAGTATCCTCCAGCGATGAAGAGGATGAGTTTCAAGACGTATAGAGAAGAAGGGAGGCTTGTGTTGGAAGAAGTTAGGATTCCGAAGAGAGAGTTTCTTCTAGCCAGCCGTGAAGACGGTAGACTCAAGCTGAAGTTGGTTCAACCCGAGGATGAGGATGAAGATGAGGACGAAGACCAAGAAGAGAACAAAGATAAACCGGTCTGA
- the LOC106384678 gene encoding rho GTPase-activating protein 1, translated as MTEVLHFPSSPSASSSSSPSPSNATLLLTSDHRRSNPVPGFPQGVDFHRSIEQQNQDLVDEDDDDGEGQQISLLALLVAIFRRSLVACKSNRRELCSMEIGWPTNVRHVAHVTFDRFNGFLGLPVEFEPEVPRRAPSASATVFGVSTESMQLSYDSRGNCVPTILLLMQNCLYGQGGLQAEGIFRLTAENSEEEAVREQLNRGFIPERIDVHCLAGLIKAWFRELPTSVLDVLSPEQVMQCQTEEEYVELVRLLPPTEASLLDWAINLMADVVQYEHVNKMNSRNIAMVFAPNMTQMDDPLTALMYAVQVMNFLKMLIEKTLRERQDSVVEQAHVVPLEPSDESSGHQSPSQSLAFDPTEQSEETQSEYIEDAENQSPSSSEISDESTFENNARSYSETERKSSVQMMVMAPQAQWPVGRTKGLTNLSRVGSRVERTEAWR; from the exons ATGACTGAAGTCCTTCACTTTCCTTCATCCCCAagcgcctcctcctcctcctcacctTCCCCATCCAATGCCACTCTCCTCCTCACCTCCGACCATCGCCGTTCAAACCCAGTTCCCGGATTCCCCCAAGGTGTTGACTTTCACCGCTCAATCGAACAGCAAAATCAAGATTTGGTCGAcgaagacgacgacgacgggGAAGGTCAGCAGATATCTTTGCTGGCGCTCCTGGTCGCCATTTTCAGGAGATCTCTTGTCGCTTGCAAGAGCAACCGCAGGGAGCTCTGTAGCATGGAGATCGGCTGGCCCACCAATGTCCGCCACGTGGCGCACGTGACTTTCGATCGGTTCAACGGCTTCTTGGGCTTGCCCGTTGAGTTCGAGCCTGAGGTTCCCAGACGAGCTCCCAGCGCTAG TGCAACAGTCTTTGGGGTTTCAACGGAATCGATGCAGCTATCGTATGATTCAAGAGGCAACTGTGTACCAACCATACTCTTGTTGATGCAAAACTGCTTATACGGTCAAGGAGGCTTGCAGGCAGAGGGTATTTTTAGACTCACTGCTGAGAATAGTGAGGAAGAGGCAGTAAGGGAGCAACTAAACCGAGGGTTTATACCGGAGAGAATTGATGTTCACTGTTTGGCAGGGCTTATCAAG GCGTGGTTTAGAGAACTCCCTACGAGTGTTCTTGATGTGTTGTCCCCTGAACAAGTCATGCAATGCCAAACGGAAGAGGAATATGTCGAGCTCGTTAGGCTTCTTCCACCTACTGAAGCTTCTCTGCTTGATTGGGCCATCAATCTTATGGCTGACGTTGTTCAGTATGAGCATGTTAACAAGATGAACTCACGCAACATCGCTATGGTTTTTGCTCCTAATATGACTCAG ATGGATGATCCATTGACAGCGCTGATGTACGCGGTTCAAGTGATGAACTTCCTCAAGATGCTGATAGAAAAAACTCTAAGGGAAAGGCAAGACTCTGTAGTAGAGCAAGCTCACGTTGTACCTTTAGAACCTTCTGATGAGAGCAGCGGTCACCAAAGCCCTTCGCAGTCTTTGGCTTTTGATCCTACTGAACAGAGTGAAGAGACGCAATCAGAGTACATTGAAGATGCAGAGAATCAGAGTCCAAGCAGCAGTGAGATATCAGATGAATCAACCTTTGAGAACAATGCCAGGAGTTACTCGGAAACAGAGAGAAAAAGTAGTGTGCAAATGATGGTGATGGCTCCTCAGGCTCAGTGGCCTGTGGGTAGAACGAAAGGATTGACCAACTTGAGCCGTGTAGGTTCGAGGGTAGAGCGTACTGAAGCTTGGCGGTGA
- the LOC106416499 gene encoding peroxidase 60-like, which translates to MAVKISTISALVVFLALLSLSHFSHGELQLGFYNKTCPNVEKIVFGVVQDAFRTNSRLAPLMIRLYFHDCFSNGCDASLLLDSTTSEKTAGPNLSVDGYALIDAIKDELEIKCAGFVSCADIIALATRDLVNLASGGKARYEIPTGRFDGRESLASSVDLPGPQMSVADTFEMFEKRNLDLTDMVLLLGGHTIGVTHCSFIKDRLHNTQEPDPAMDPKLVKELRRQCPENSKQNNAINLDQNVSSSNIVDASFYKQIKSGRGILQIDAQLATDEMTEQIVTDLAEGDDFLARFGQAMVKLGLFGVKNKDTGEIRKSCRSCKNRFCTA; encoded by the exons atggcCGTGAAGATCTCAACCATATCAGCACTGGTCGTCTTTCTTGCTCTGCTTAGCTTAAGCCATTTTAGTCATGGCGAACTTCAGCTCGGATTTTACAATAAAACTTGCCCAAACGTGGAGAAGATCGTATTTGGAGTTGTTCAAGATGCATTCAGGACGAACTCAAGACTTGCACCCCTAATGATTCGCCTCTATTTTCACGATTGTTTTAGCAAC GGATGTGATGCATCACTTCTTCTAGATAGTACTACCAGCGAGAAAACGGCGGGGCCAAATCTAAGTGTAGATGGGTATGCTCTGATAGATGCCATCAAAGATGAGCTCGAAATCAAATGTGCCGGGTTCGTATCTTGTGCTGACATCATAGCTCTCGCTACTAGAGATCTTGTGAATCTT GCAAGCGGAGGAAAAGCAAGATATGAGATACCAACGGGACGATTTGATGGTAGGGAGTCTTTGGCATCATCAGTAGATTTGCCGGGTCCTCAAATGAGTGTCGCGGACAcctttgagatgtttgagaaaAGAAACCTTGACCTTACCGATATGGTTCTACTTCTTG GTGGACATACGATTGGAGTAACGCATTGTTCATTCATTAAGGACCGGCTACATAATACACAAGAACCTGATCCAGCTATGGATCCTAAATTGGTCAAAGAGTTAAGGCGTCAATGTCctgaaaattcaaaacaaaataatgccATTAATCTGGATCAAAATGTTTCTAGCTCGAATATTGTCGATGCATCTTTCTACAAGCAGATCAAATCTGGCCGAGGAATTCTTCAAATCGACGCCCAACTCGCCACCGATGAAATGACGGAACAGATAGTGACGGATTTAGCCGAGGGTGACGATTTCTTGGCTAGGTTTGGTCAGGCGATGGTGAAATTGGGATTGTTTGGAGTTAAAAATAAGGACACTGGCGAGATCAGAAAATCGTGTCGTTCTTGCAAGAATCGGTTTTGCACGGCATAA
- the LOC106416489 gene encoding uncharacterized protein LOC106416489 → MANQAAVAAFFLFVLAVFSNFELSASTLVTGKVSCLDCHRDFDFSGVKVLLQCDGEKKPVTTLAASDGSFRSVVQTADKKQEIKCLAKLLGGPEQLYAHKHNMVSELVKSKHDTMVLTTSNPLSFTLSCPKPTGDNVGNMIGNSKTVNFPGTGGFGFPPASFFPFLPIIGIP, encoded by the exons ATGGCAAATCAAGCAGCTGTTGCAGCATTCTTCCTCTTCGTTTTGGCTGTCTTCTCCAACTTCGAGCTATCAGCTTCAACCCTTGTCACTGGCAAGGTCTCTTGCCTTGACTGCCACCGTGATTTCGACTTCTCAG gCGTTAAGGTTCTCCTTCAGTGCGACGGGGAGAAGAAACCGGTAACCACTTTGGCAGCTTCAGACGGATCTTTCAGGTCAGTGGTTCAGACTGCTGACAAGAAGCAAGAAATAAAATGTCTTGCAAAGCTCTTGGGGGGTCCTGAGCAACTATATGCACACAAACACAACATGGTCTCTGAACTGGTTAAGTCCAAACACGATACCATGGTTCTTACAACCTCAAACCCACTTTCCTTCACTCTCTCATGCCCTAAACCAACTGGAGATAATGTCGGAAACATGATCGGAAATTCGAAGACTGTTAATTTTCCGGGGACAGGAGGTTTTGGATTCCCACCTGCTAGCTTCTTTCCCTTCTTACCAATTATTGGCATCCCATGA
- the LOC106384670 gene encoding 60S ribosomal protein L10a-3-like: MSKLQSEAVREAISSMITHCKETKPRKFTETIELQIGLKNYDPQKDKRFSGSVKLPHIPRPKMKICMLGDAQHVEEAEKIGLDSMDVEALKKLNKNKKLVKKLAKKFHAFLASESVIKQIPRLLGPGLNKAGKFPTLVSHQESLEAKVNETKATVKFQLKKVLCMGVAVGNLGMEEKQIFQNVQMSVNFLVSLLKKNWQNVRCLYLKSTMGPPNRVF; encoded by the exons ATGAG TAAGCTCCAGAGTGAAGCCGTGAGAGAGGCGATATCCTCAATGATCACTCACTGCAAGGAGACAAAGCCACGCAAGTTCACTGAGACCATCGAGCTCCAGATTGGTCTCAAGAACTATGACCCACAAAAGGACAAACGGTTTAGCGGATCGGTTAAGTTGCCTCACATTCCAAGGCCCAAGATGAAGATCTGCATGCTCGGTGACGCCCAGCACGTTGAAGAG GCTGAGAAGATTGGGTTAGACTCTATGGATGTTGAAGCTCTTAAGAAGttgaacaagaacaagaaacttGTTAAGAAGCTAGCCAAGAAGTTTCATGCTTTCCTTGCTTCTGAGTCTGTCATTAAGCAGATTCCTCGTCTTCTTGGTCCTGGTCTCAACAAGGCAG GAAAGTTCCCTACACTTGTTAGCCACCAAGAGTCTTTGGAGGCCAAGGTGAATGAGACTAAGGCAACAGTGAAGTTCCAGCTCAAGAAGGTTTTGTGCATGGGTGTCGCTGTTGGGAATCTCGGCATGGAGGAGAAGCAGATTTTTCAGAATGTTCAGATGAGCGTTAACTTCCTTGTTTCACTCTTGAAGAAAAACTGGCAAAAC GTGAGGTGTTTGTACTTGAAGAGTACAATGGGTCCACCAAACCGTGTTTTCTAA
- the LOC106416480 gene encoding uncharacterized protein LOC106416480 — MMLLVIVAILVCLVSYVYRSLKPPPPRICGVPHGPPVTSPRIRLSDGRYLAYRESGVDRASANYKIIVVHGFNSSKDMEFPISKDLIEEHGIYFLFFDRAGYGESDPYPSRTVKSEAYDIQELADKLKIGPKFYVLGISLGAYSVYSCLKYIPHRLAGAVLVVPFVSYWWTKVPQDILSEAFKLMPEKDQWTYRVARYFPWLLYWWLTQKLFPSLSIISERSALCSDRDLVILKKKLENPSPRLEKARQQGDHECLHRDMMAGFATWEFDPTELANPFGEGVGSVHMWQGAEDRIVPREVNQYISKKLPWIKYHELSGYGHLLHAEEQKCEDIIKALLVER, encoded by the exons ATGATGCTTTTAGTGATCGTTGCGATCCTTGTCTGCCTTGTAAGCTACGTTTACCGATCATTGAAGCCTCCACCACCGCGAATCTGCGGGGTACCTCACGGTCCCCCGGTTACTTCTCCGAGAATCAGGCTCAGTGATGGAAGATATCTTGCTTATAGAGAATCTGGCGTTGATAGAGCCAGTGCTAACTACAAGATCATCGTCGTTCATGGATTTAATAGCTCCAAAGACATGGAATTTCCCATCTCTAAG GATCTTATTGAAGAACATGGGATATACTTTCTGTTTTTCGATAGAGCAGGATATGGAGAAAGTGATCCATACCCTTCACGTACAGTCAAAAGCGAAGCATACGATATTCAAGAACTGGCCGATAAACTCAAGATCGGACCAAAGTTCTACGTTCTCGGGATATCACTCGGTGCTTATTCGGTTTATAGCTGCCTTAAATACATTCCCCACCG actaGCTGGAGCAGTCTTAGTGGTTCCATTTGTGAGCTATTGGTGGACTAAAGTGCCTCAGGACATATTGAGTGAAGCGTTCAAGCTAATGCCAGAAAAAGACCAGTGGACATATAGAGTTGCTCGTTATTTTCCTTGGCTATTGTATTGGTGGTTGACCCAAAAGTTGTTTCCTTCTTTGAGTATAATCTCTGAGAGAAGTGCGTTATGCAGCGACAGAGATTTGGTCATCCTAAAAAAGAAGTTGGAGAATCCGAGTCCTCgcttg GAAAAAGCAAGGCAACAAGGAGACCATGAATGTCTTCACCGGGACATGATGGCTGGATTTGCGACATGGGAGTTCGACCCAACTGAACTGGCAAATCCGTTCGGGGAAGGTGTAGGATCAGTCCACATGTGGCAAGGGGCCGAAGACAGGATTGTTCCGCGAGAAGTTAACCAATATATATCAAAGAAGCTTCCATGGATAAAGTATCACGAACTCTCAGGCTATGGACATCTTCTACACGCCGAGGAGCAGAAATGTGAAGACATTATAAAGGCGCTTCTTGTCGAGAGATGA